In the Pseudomonas sp. DTU_2021_1001937_2_SI_NGA_ILE_001 genome, one interval contains:
- the ompR gene encoding two-component system response regulator OmpR gives MSSTALNAEGEKILIVDDDPGLSSLLERFFTSKGYRARAVANVEQMDRLLAREVFNLVVLDLMLPGEDGLSACRRLRAANNQVPIIMLTAKGDELSRIKGLELGADDYLAKPFNPDELMARVKAVLRRQAPSVPGAPGSEEESVTFGDYELSLATRELKRGDEVHMLTTGEFAVLKALVMHAREPLTRDKLMNLARGREWDALERSIDVQISRLRRLIEPDPSKPRYIQTVWGVGYVFVPDGSGAR, from the coding sequence ATGAGCAGCACTGCACTTAATGCCGAAGGCGAAAAGATCCTGATCGTCGATGACGATCCGGGGCTGAGCAGCCTGCTGGAACGGTTTTTCACCAGCAAGGGCTATCGCGCCCGGGCGGTGGCCAATGTCGAACAGATGGACCGCCTGCTGGCCCGCGAAGTTTTCAATCTCGTGGTTCTCGACCTGATGCTGCCGGGCGAGGACGGCCTGTCCGCCTGCCGCCGCCTGCGCGCCGCGAACAATCAGGTGCCGATCATCATGCTCACCGCCAAGGGCGACGAGCTGAGCCGCATCAAGGGCCTGGAGCTGGGCGCCGACGACTATCTGGCCAAACCCTTCAACCCCGATGAACTGATGGCCCGCGTCAAGGCGGTGCTGCGTCGTCAGGCACCTTCGGTGCCGGGCGCGCCGGGCAGCGAGGAAGAGTCGGTGACCTTCGGCGACTACGAGCTGTCGCTGGCCACCCGTGAACTCAAGCGCGGCGACGAAGTGCACATGCTGACCACCGGCGAGTTCGCGGTGCTCAAGGCCCTGGTGATGCACGCGCGCGAACCGCTGACCCGCGACAAGCTGATGAACCTGGCGCGTGGCCGAGAGTGGGATGCCCTGGAGCGTTCCATCGACGTGCAGATCTCCCGCCTGCGCCGGTTGATCGAGCCCGATCCTTCCAAACCCCGCTACATCCAGACCGTATGGGGCGTGGGCTATGTGTTCGTACCCGACGGCAGCGGTGCCCGCTGA